Proteins from one Microtus pennsylvanicus isolate mMicPen1 chromosome 7, mMicPen1.hap1, whole genome shotgun sequence genomic window:
- the LOC142853690 gene encoding DNA-directed RNA polymerase II subunit RPB4-like isoform X1, translating to MVARGSDPQAADIEEDATQLFFLKEFETVETLLNSEVHMLLEHRKQQIESTEDEQELSEVCMKTLNYTARFSHFKNRETIASVRSLLFQKKLHKFELACSANLYPETAEESKALISSLEGRFEDEILDDIQIKCSFQY from the coding sequence ATGGTGGCCAGAGGCAGTGATCCTCAGGCTGCAGACATTGAAGAAGATGCCACTCAACTCTTCTTTCTGAAAGAGTTTGAGACAGTGGAGACACTCCTGAACTCTGAAGTTCACATGCTTCTGGAGCATCGAAAGCAGCAGATTGAGAGCACAGAAGATGAGCAGGAGCTTTCAGAGGTTTGCATGAAAACCCTGAACTATACAGCCCGTTTCAGTCATTTCAAAAATAGAGAGACCATTGCCAGTGTTCGTAGCTTGCTTTTCCAGAAAAAGCTACATAAGTTTGAGTTGGCCTGTTCAGCTAATCTTTacccagagactgctgaggagTCCAAAGCTCTGATTTCAAGTCTGGAAGGGCGTTTTGAAGATGAGATTCTCGATGATATCCAGATCAAGTGCAGCTTCCAGTACTGA
- the LOC142853690 gene encoding DNA-directed RNA polymerase II subunit RPB4-like isoform X2 — MVARGSDPQAADIEEDATQLFFLKEFETVETLLNSEVHMLLEHRKQQIESTEDEQELSEVCMKTLNYTARFSHFKNRETIASVRSFLEGRFEDEILDDIQIKCSFQY, encoded by the exons ATGGTGGCCAGAGGCAGTGATCCTCAGGCTGCAGACATTGAAGAAGATGCCACTCAACTCTTCTTTCTGAAAGAGTTTGAGACAGTGGAGACACTCCTGAACTCTGAAGTTCACATGCTTCTGGAGCATCGAAAGCAGCAGATTGAGAGCACAGAAGATGAGCAGGAGCTTTCAGAGGTTTGCATGAAAACCCTGAACTATACAGCCCGTTTCAGTCATTTCAAAAATAGAGAGACCATTGCCAGTGTTCGTAGCTT TCTGGAAGGGCGTTTTGAAGATGAGATTCTCGATGATATCCAGATCAAGTGCAGCTTCCAGTACTGA